The Toxorhynchites rutilus septentrionalis strain SRP chromosome 1, ASM2978413v1, whole genome shotgun sequence genome contains the following window.
CtaaaaatagagaaacaaaTATCAGCCACGCGGTCGACTGCATTGTTTTATTCTAGCGAAACATGCAGGGGAATAGGTgataaaatgaacaccctaaggaaGGTGTCCTTCTagtgcgtccacataccgctacaatccccgtttttcgaagaatactCTAGCCTAACTAAAGCCGAGCTTAGAGGTTGTCAATTACTCagttgcgagtaaacgtcaaacgatccgaaaattactcgcaaccgagctacttcaaagtaaGCATAGCATTTTCATTAGAAGGAAAAAAaccacaggagggttgtgtccgagacacgaccgcatattcgacgtaggattccgtcagGCTATATGTTGCATGTTGACTTTGGatttgtttgaagaattacatcgtcaaactctttgataatgatttggtcgcccttttgtttggttgttggctattgtttgttcacccaccagtgtttacaaccgagggATGGTGAtaagtcgttggatggtgcgtatcacgatagaagatgccgaagtggaatgagataggatgaaagccgccctctcAAACCTTGAACGAAATGGCTCCTGTGTTCTGTatggattaaataaaaaaaactcaccaatgtaatataagataattatcatcatCGAACACAGTTATTAATTGTTCTCAACacaaaaaacatgttactttatcatagaaaaaaacatatttgaaatggaaaaggtaattttcttttatagttGATTTTTCAGTTAAACTAACAGCACCTACAGAGCGCGTGCGGTAATTTTGCACAAAGTGACGTATGCcatcaaataattatttaaaaatcGTATATGTACTGAAATTtaatcattttctttcaaaatataaaacatttttgaaggATTTTATTCGAAAAAGTCGTTTTTATAGTCGCTGATCGTTGCAAGTCGATTCTGGAAATTGCTGCAAGCTCGTTTTACCATGTCGCGATTGAGTGACGTCATTACCTTCATGATTTTTGACTTTAGCGATCCAATTGTAATGTGAGGGGCTTTATCAGTGTACCGTTGAACGGCGCTCCACATAAAATAATCCAAGGGATTGATATCAGGACTGCTAGACGACCACACTACTTTTTCTCAGAATTCTGTAACATTTTCCGCTAGCCATTTCTGCGTTTTTTAGCATGTTGTATCCATTTCCCAGGGCATGTTCATGTAGTACACTGCTCTTTTCGACACTTTTACGTATTGAATTATATCGTTTACACTCATTCCGGCGCGAAGAAAATTGACTACAGAACAATGAATATCCTCTTGTTTTGCCATATTTCTGTTATTTGTTTACGGATACCTAGAAACATTGCTGCCAATTTTGTTGTAATTGTACTACACAGGGCCAATATACAGCTATTTCAGTGCACAATTACCGCACGCAGGCtgtaatacgatatgtagagcatatggaaaatcactttttcgaatattcctccaCTTTTCGAATTTCTCTAACGGCATGAGCTTTCCTTGGTGaagatgaacacaacaaaacagagagctttaatcggacgatccgttctcgaacgagaacacacattggtttttatttatgaaaattgtttcaccatttcatatttcaagtcatttttcacACAACCGCTCCCATATAAAATTATACACTTACACTTGCTCTAAACGTTtgacaatgcatgatcggtcattgatacgaaatttcatgaagcaatcaacattaaagttacataaaaatgcccccgacttgcatatatttgcaatgccgatttcctcaggcacCTTGATTTTGAAATCTTCGGTAGGGAATACATTTTGGTAAGAAcaatttttcttcgttttttgatAGATTTTTAAAATTCAGATGAATTGAAAAAGCAGAATGTATGGATTTTACAACACATttttaaccggaatatatggcaGATAAAATGGAAATCTGAACACTCAACATGTAGGagaaaattaaagatttcgaatacttatagagaaatataacttgaatatttcttaatagatcgcaaaaatgtttgcacctattgatagaaaatatttctacaaaTCTATCatattgaataacattttatttttgttgagataaacaattgaataaaattgaatGTGAAAAACTgtgggtgggttatatcgaAGATATGAGCGcaagattgacgtaggactgccgttggcttaggaATCACTTGAGTGTATTAAataagggcctgatcacgaacatcactgccacgtgcgctttcacgtcactcacacttcacctaatctttttgtgtctatcatcattgtcacggacagttgcgtgtaaaaatgaactccgtgaagtgaaagtgttcattcaTTTATAAGATacatgttggttgcataatgtcgggtgtttgaacgttgtgtcggttgcataatttcggacgtttgaacgttatgtaggtaaaattaatacagcgtatgagataatattccatttaattaatcgtatgtcttagaatgacaagtttgcgattatacctcgatgattagtttgctgaattaaatgctggctcaaagatgaggaggaatacttggttgctcggaaataatgtagttgttgaacatataggCATATAATTTTACGCtagataaaacatgactattatgtttaataatcgaaatctcgcatactcttgtacttagcactgtcttactcgtttgaatagtgagaaatattaagaatcattttttatgaaccgtttctacaattttgatgaataataatatcttctgtatctcagaacaaacccgaatttGTCCACCTCACCTCAGGCTACATTTTTAATccttaattacatcccatagcgtatttaccgaatccaaacaaacaaatttacgtcctctggatacgtcagaatttcgttctaaaaagaCCACCAGGCGGGtatattgctgtttgtttatctttcgtTTCTTAAACGAGAAAGAcaatattcaaaatgttagcaaaaaagctaaatacgaaattaaacttactccattccgcgtgactagctttcaccatctaaaacacaagtgacaaatatacctgtttttctccgtgacctgacagtatcgtggtattcataataacaccgaggtcatcaaagttgtcacgacggatgaactcttctggaatctacacacacggtggcagccgtaagaAGGTTGTAGACAATTCACGTTTGTGATCAGGCcctaaattattgattgaaccaGTGACTGAATGAaagaatttccgaattcaattgcgaACAGATCCCAATTTagttcaattcatgcattgtaatagattacgttcttcgttacaagtccgATGTATGACATGATGCCTTGCTCATTTCATTCATTAATCGTGGCCTTccaatatgtgaacggaagagttGTTCAACGAACGatgtattttacatttattaCAACTTCTAAATGTACGTACGAGGTGCATTCAGAAACAACTGTCagtaaaatcggaaaattcgtttattcgaaaaaaatcaaaaaatcacagTGAGCCAAATCCGGGGAGTGAGGAGGGTGTGCAtaacttatacttatacttatattATACTTATACTTGCATAACTTGAATGTCGTTTTTCTCTGTTCGGTAGTGAGGAAATGCGGTACCCATTTCGCACACACATGTCTCAGCTTCAATTCCTGAGCTTAAAAAGAGCAgatttgacatccccttctcgcaaattgtcagccacagcagcaccttcttggggaacttggtgtatGGAATatacttcacttcggagctcacttccttcgtgggggaagcAAAATACGAAgttccctgccagtcgttgccatccagaatgagataggtctcgtcgttcatcaccaccgccacgtcgcaATTAACCGGGAAAATCtccttgaccatcttattcagccacTACCGCTGCGatattgcctgcagctccgagaccagtggacgggacttccgcttcctgacatgtatgtccacaaggatgcaaaatttcgaaagaacatgttgaaattgaaaagcaatttttatcagtgcaaaatatctccaccgacactcttcacatttttctatcgcggtgccgctgtgcctatgaccgctggctcaccatctcgtttgttttgatatagttttcgttccatcaacagaaatatcagttcattctcgatgtcagtgaatgctcaagccgaaaatatcacctttcattgcgtcctggtgaaattttcgttggtcatacacccataaactcagcactcaaatgtgccgttgcccatcgatgtgtgtgcaataagcggcacaaaaatgggaccggggctagaaacatactaggaaaacacacacgaacacgcgtttaaacgtctgacgcggtgtcagtgagatgatatttccttgtatggaattttgttcccttccactgtcagctgatcgaagatgcgtatttcgggcgtaaattctcagtgagacagtggaacgaatgagtgtggggaataatgcaaaaaccaaatgttccaTGTGACAGAGTGTCGGTTGCATGGAATTAAGTTtggttcatttgtcatgaactgcaggggaattggtggttgattttgatgttgtctcaatatcttgcgctgtcagtaaagtgagtgtgagattttgcaactctgtatgtccatgttcgccaggtactttttcactggccggttgcaccgacctcccggccaagcgcacgcagcgacgtagccacttttccctcgaacTTCCTCTTCAGCATTCTTTGGAGGTACTTGTCGCTtagggtcgtcggccgtccggcaccgggctttctttcgatgctgtgattgttgtccaatagttaTGTcaatgttgtagatgccggaacgggcgtatccggtgTCCACAAattgccgcacgatgtccgttttcgacgcggggGGATATTATTCtttaacgcgcacacttctgaacggagtagcttcactgttttcgccatcacggttcgAGTTcaactgatagagctgtcattttttttctactgactcatgggttactaagattgatgctgcatgggtagtttcgtcagtgctaaacccatgaaaaatcggcaatttttgtccactttttttaaAGTAAACGTTATTCATCTTGGGATAATAAGATATTGGGAGGCCGCAGTTGCCATCACGGATGTGAAATTATCACCACATAACTGAAAAGCGCTGAGCCTTAAAAACGCGTGCTGCATTTATAACATCGCATCTATTGCTCCGCAGGGAATTTTATACACGCTTTCTAGCGAAAGAAAATACTTCTCGCGCCAATGGTAGTATTTTAAAATAATGGAAACAAGTGCATCATAAACGATATGCAAAATTCGCTGTTTGCTGGTGAAAAATACAGACaggtaaacataaaaataaaaattactgcTGCTATCTTATAGTTTCATAGTTCAATATTAAAAGTGGAGATATCATATACTGTTGGTTTTCCCTTACTGTGTCCTACCTGTTTGCTAATCAAACCGAAATTGAAAGTGCGAAATCTCGACTGGCAATCAATGCCAACTCATCGCTTGAATTGACTTATCAAATTAGAATCGACTGGCGGCCGGCGGCTGGAAAGTATTTCGCTTGGGGTTTGTTTCCTTGTTATTATCATCTTGTCTTGCAATGTTTAACAGTGTACGAACTTTTACACCTTATAATGGAAGCGAGAGTTTCGTCTGAATCATATATCTTTTGCCTTTTTTCCTACACCTATCGGAATTTCCCTAAAGTACTATATGCCGTTTGTTTGAATCGAGCTGCTCAAATCGCAGCACATTAGTAAtggttcaaagaaaaaaaaacgaacgatCTTTCTATAAATACTTCCGGACAGCTTCGTGTCTACTTTTCTCCGTAAAATGCATGTAGCTACTTGAAAATACTAATACCTGTAGTAATTTGGTTTGAATGGGCCTGCCTTGTTGAGTCCCATGTAACGAGCCTGCTCGTCGGTCAATTCCGTCAAATGTGCATCCAGCGTGGGCAGGTGCAAGCTTGCAACGTATTCATCTGTAGAAAAAACGGTGGGAATTATGGGCCATTGTGAGTTGGAATTTGTTTGGACCTACCCATCTTCTTCGGCAGCAGATAGACGTCAGCCTTGTAACGTCCGGGTGGGGCATTGAACAGTTCGATTAGTGCCAAGGCCTGAGTAGCCGCCGTTATCGAGGCAACAAACGAGGACACACTTGAGCAAGACAGATTCACCAGCCGTCCCTCGGCCAGCAGAATGATTCGTTTCCCGTCTGGGCCAGGCCAAATGATGTGATCAACTTGGGAACGCATCTTCTCCCACTGCAGTTCCGAAGTACGAAGACTGTTGACGTCGATTTCCGTGTTGGAATGGCCCATGTTGCACACGATGCAACCATTTTTCATCTTGTCCATGTGCTCACGGGTCACCACGTTCTTATTGCCGGTGCACGTGATTACGACGTCAACGTTCCTTATCACCTCGTTCAGCTTGACCACACGGAAACCATCCATGCAAGCTTGGAGGGCACAGATCGGATCAATTTCCGTCACGTACACAATGCAGCCAAGTCCTTTTAGAGCTTGGGCACAACCTTTGCCCACCTCACCGTACCCGCAGAGGACAACCTGTTTGCCCCCGATCATGATATCGGTCGCacgtttcaagctgaaaaacaAGGGGAAAAAGTTTTACACTGCAAAACATCACAAGCCCGCGCGTTACCTGTCAATAACCGACTCTTTGCAGCTATATAAACTATCGAACTTTGTTTTGGTGATTGCGTCCTTCACGTTCATCGCTGGAACCGTCAGTTTTCCCGTCTTGGACAGCTGGTACAGTCTGTGCACACCGGTGACGCTCTCATCCACGATGCCTTTGATCATTTTGAACATGACCGGGTATTTCTTCAGCATCAAATGGGTTGCGTCACCTCCGTCGTCCAGAATCATGTTCGGTTGCCAGTTCTCGGCGTGTAcacatttatcgatacaccACCAAAAGTCCTCTTCGATCTCCCCGCGCCAGGCAAATATGGGTACACCACTTTCCGCCAGCGCAGCGGCAACCTCATtctacaacaacaaaaaaaaagagtcaAGGGCTGCTCCACCGTAAACgacgattttttcataaattttatttttgtttttttttttgatttggcagtTTTCAGACGCATTCTTCATGACCAAAAAGGGAAATTCGCATCTTCGGTTTACCATTTTGGTTCTAGCCTCACTTTTGAGAACTCAAAAaaagggctgtccacataccacgtggacaacttatATAAAATATACAATGTTCGGACTATGTTCTATAAAAAGAGTTCACTGAACTCTGGCTCGGGTCAACGAACTTTGATGAAAAAGAGCACAGAGTAGATGGAGAGAAAACACTAGTTGTTATCACTATGGTCGAGAACGTTCTGTCTGACTCGTTCAATGtttatttataaaacacctcCTATGCGTTATCAAGCGTTTCTTAATGTCACTCTATTATTGACGTTTAACGTTAAGCGTTTGTACACACTGTATCCAAAGTGGACACAACACTTTAGAGAGGGTAAGGGTTatcaaaatgtccacgcttgtccacggttaGGGGGAGGAATATAGATAATGTCCATGTAGACATCTATATtaaggtgccaatgaatgtatgggaaaaaatcgaccctaaaatttcaaaaagttaccctgtatAAAATGTTTGCCACCTCGaacaaaacaccctatgccaaatatcagctcaatcggacttagggGAGagtttattggcaccctaatctatatatataaaaattgatttctgtctgtcgagaccccccccctctctaaggaagggctgccatacaaatgaaacacaaatgtctgcattactcgagaactaatcaagcaaatggaatcaaacttgttATAaaaaggttttagggatcgatgagcgtttccaaatttgggatgtgtgaGTTTTGCAtacgagaaatatttctatgatggtatgacacccgtcTCTTCCTGAAATGCAGAGGGAGTTcggtaaaaatattacacatattccaaccaaacgtgacaattgaaattttcggaaaactctgaaggaaaatgggaaaattaggaaaattcaaattcgcatattttctacaattacatattgacaagcgtttttagtcgagttgatgtttgcgctaacgaaattgatcttcgttcgaaaatggaaatggattttagagcgataaaacgcactcctatatctttttctatctaaataaataaaaatggatcactgttgatgtgttgataagagcaaaactcgagaaaggaattgtccgatttagggctgcctTGAttctatcttattttctttatcAAACATTTAATCCATGTAACGTGaaaatgtgtctgaaaataatctgatatcataatgacgagttttggtagaggtactaggaattttatagtaaaaggtgatTTTAAAggttagattagaagatcaatcaatgaacagttctgcgattggacccatgaacgagcgcttagtaagaaaacgtgaaagtgataacgaaaaacaaattttggacggaacgaagtttgccgggtcattgtatggtattgctctgaatt
Protein-coding sequences here:
- the LOC129762558 gene encoding adenosylhomocysteinase-like 1, with protein sequence MSMSSYTESSSEEDDLSPRDKVQQNSKAFSDFCVRNIKQHSFGRHEIEIAEQEMPGIMALRKQALEDKPLKGSNIVGCTHINAQTAVLIETLICLGANVRWAACNIYSTQNEVAAALAESGVPIFAWRGEIEEDFWWCIDKCVHAENWQPNMILDDGGDATHLMLKKYPVMFKMIKGIVDESVTGVHRLYQLSKTGKLTVPAMNVKDAITKTKFDSLYSCKESVIDSLKRATDIMIGGKQVVLCGYGEVGKGCAQALKGLGCIVYVTEIDPICALQACMDGFRVVKLNEVIRNVDVVITCTGNKNVVTREHMDKMKNGCIVCNMGHSNTEIDVNSLRTSELQWEKMRSQVDHIIWPGPDGKRIILLAEGRLVNLSCSSVSSFVASITAATQALALIELFNAPPGRYKADVYLLPKKMDEYVASLHLPTLDAHLTELTDEQARYMGLNKAGPFKPNYYRY